Proteins encoded together in one Lathyrus oleraceus cultivar Zhongwan6 chromosome 5, CAAS_Psat_ZW6_1.0, whole genome shotgun sequence window:
- the LOC127081560 gene encoding F-box/FBD/LRR-repeat protein At5g56420-like, with translation MADRISEFHDSILSHILSFLPTKHAATTSILSKRWKSLWLSVLTLDFDCKTFKHMASFEYYIHKLMPLRKIELPILSLRFNCIYAHSTRYQNNINLFVSYVMNRGIENLNISGDMKLPSSILSCKTLKVLKLKGIIVNGFSHQVDFPVLKILHLKRMIFELHELLVKFLSGCKILEELETKYLGFRNGLRVPAEEFDGLLPSLVRAKISCHDSIIPLHLVRNVETLHMEQAQLKGCSKLPMFHNLTHLKLKFFYNMWGWLQQMLEQCHKLQSLIIQGCEYQDQSWNDQSWNDPPIVPKCLSLHLRTCCLAYCKGTESEFQFAKYILQNSKRLKTMKFKYNYCADIKAKHQMTMELSSFAKGSTMCEVVFENSVTNSITD, from the exons ATGGCAGATAGAATCAGTGAGTTTCACGATTCAATTCTCAGTCACATTCTTTCTTTTCTTCCAACCAAACATGCTGCAACGACAAGCATCCTCTCTAAGAGATGGAAATCACTATGGCTTTCGGTCCTCACTCTTGATTTCGACTGCAAAACCTTCAAACACATGGCCTCATTTGAATATTATATACACAAATTGATGCCCTTACGAAAAATTGAACTTCCAATCCTTTCGTTACGTTTCAATTGCATCTACGCTCATTCAACTCGCTACCAAAACAATATTAATCTATTTGTTTCCTATGTAATGAATAGAGGAATTGAGAATCTTAACATTAGCGGTGACATGAAATTACCATCTAGTATTCTTAGTTGCAAGACCCTTAAGGTTCTTAAGTTGAAAGGAATAATAGTGAATGGTTTTTCTCATCAAGTGGATTTTCCTGTTCTTAAAATTCTTCATTTAAAGAGAATGATTTTCGAACTGCATGAATTGCTGGTTAAATTTCTGTCGGGTTGTAAAATACTTGAGGAATTGGAAACCAAATATTTAGGTTTTCGTAATGGTTTGCGTGTCCCAGCGGAAGAGTTTGATGGCTTGTTACCTAGTTTAGTCCGAGCAAAGATTTCTTGTCATGATTCTATTATTCCTCTTCATTTGGTTCGCAATGTGGAGACTCTACATATGGAACAG GCACAATTGAAAGGTTGTAGTAAACTTCCCATGTTTCATAATCTGACACATTTGAAACTTAAATTTTTCTATAATATGTGGGGTTGGTTGCAACAAATGCTTGAACAATGCCACAAACTTCAAAGTTTAATCATACAGGGTTGTGAATATCAAGACCAAAGTTGGAACGACCAAAGTTGGAACGATCCACCAATAGTTCCAAAGTGTCTTTCATTGCATCTGAGAACATGTTGTCTTGCATACTGTAAAGGCACAGAGTCTGAGTTCCAATTTGCAAAGTATATTTTGCAAAATTCGAAAAGACTGAAGACTATGAAATTTAAGTATAATTACTGTGCAGATATAAAAGCAAAACACCAAATGACAATGGAATTATCTTCATTCGCAAAGGGCTCTACAATGTGTGAAGTTGTTTTTGAAAACTCGGTAACTAATTCTATTACCGACTAA